From the Equus quagga isolate Etosha38 chromosome 16, UCLA_HA_Equagga_1.0, whole genome shotgun sequence genome, one window contains:
- the RBIS gene encoding ribosomal biogenesis factor, translating to MAKNKLRGQKSRNVFHIASQKNFKVKNKAKPVTTNLKKINIVNDEKVNRMNKAFVDIQKELAHFSRCLSLEPLQKQLIPPQCQENEPVNVDEATRLMAQL from the exons ATGGCCAAGAACAAACTAAGAGGGCAGAAGTCCAGGAATGTATTTCACATAGCCAGCCAAAAAAACTTCaaggttaaaaataaagcaaaacctgTTACCACTAATCTTAAGAAG ataaacattgtgaatgatgaaaaagtgAACAGAATGAATAAAGCTTTTGTAGATATACAAAAGGAACTTGCACATTTCTCGAGATGCCTTTCCCTTGAGCCTCTGCAGAAACAGCTG ATTCCTCCGCAATGCCAGGAAAACGAACCAGTTAATGTTGACGAAGCTACAAGATTAATGGCTCAGTTGTAA